The window atgacattttggaagaaaaaatgtcatttcatttcCACTGAAGTTTTTGAAGCCCACTCGGCGCAACATTAGGAACCGCTCATCAAAAGTCCGCATTGTCTTCTGTTGGAAAGGAATATGACGagaaggtgtacctaatcaaaTGTCCAGCGAGCAGAGGCAAGGAGCGCTTgggtgcgcgcgcgcacgcacgcacgcacccaccATTAACCTGCAGCGGCGATGCGCATGAGCGCGCGTGCATGCCCGCAGGCTGTTGGCGCACTCCGATCAAaaacaaaccccccaaaaaagaaagacgTTAATTCAATGAGAAAATGTTCCATTCCTGCACAGGCGCTAAACGTCACAGATGTTTATCTGCGAGATGACGTCACAGGTGGAAATTCAATCTGCTCCGGTGGTGCGTTTAGGAGCCTTTCAAGCTCTAAACGCCTCATCAGCAACTTGTTTGACGCTAATCATTTTCTATCGCGACTCGCTGCACATTCCCAAGTCGATTATTAACCGGCACTCGTGTTTggcttttttgctttttctccttttctttcCACGACCTAAAAGTCTTCTCAAGTTAGAGGACACGTTCCAAAACTCGTCTACACatttggatgacatttattGAAATACAACGTCAACACTAATGTGGTGGGACTACAAGAAGATCagtttctcttttgtttttgtttttaaacccgAGGCCCATTATCGTCACTAGTTATTGTTGTTAATAATTagtataaatattaaaaaggaTTACTAGTAGTACGTATTCATAGTGACATACGCTATTCCGTCCTCTTAAAAACGAGGAAAAAAGTGATGaaatagagtaaaaaaaaaaaaacaattcaatataaaaataaagataaattgcatggttttttttttatttaagttatGTGAGTACATCTTAAAATACATtctggggtgggggtgggggagggggaatgaacgaaataataaaaaaaagaaacaaaaacaaccacccCAAAATTTAGAAACTGGATTTTATTGTCTTGAATTAtacgcccaaaaaaaaacaaaaaaaacaacaaccgcgAGCGCAGTCGGAATAGAATCTCTTTAAAAGCACACTGCTTAAAAAGGCACGAATTAAAatcataaacatttgaaatctaTCATAAGAATATTGATTCATTGTGCTTTTAGATAAATAAGAAACCATCAAACCTGTTCATGAGAACTCAAATGTTCTCATGCTGAGCTGATGATGCACAAAAGCAGACAAACGGAAGTAAAAcgaggcaaaaacaaaaaaatgaagcgACCTCTGCAAATTTGGCGGACACGTCGTCAAAATTCATATTTGAGACGTCGATATGCATAAGACGGCGATTTCACAAAAGAGCTTATCCAGACTGTTTCTATAGGCTTGATTGGCAGGTGCTGTGGTCCAATCAGCGCCCGTGCaggggggggtgggtggtggtgCTGCACACTTGTGCAGCTTTGCgtaaagaagcaaaaaaaaaaaaaaaagcttgagcGAGCGTCAAGGAGGACTTGCAGCACTGTTGACTTCTCAAGGAACATCTCCAGGCTGCGCAGCCACAAAAGAAAAGCTCGACATGCGTCGATAAAAGAGGATTTAGCAggaggaaaagagaaaaaaaaaacatttatatatatatatatatatatatatatatatacatagaagAGGAAAAATCCCGACTGGTTTCCTGTTCGGAGATGTTCGCGCCCGCAGGCAAGCGCTGCTTCACCATCGAGGCTCTGGTAGCCAAGGAGAACCCGCTGGCCGGGGCCGACGAGCCCGTCAGGCCCACGGCGCTCAGCTACGCCGGCCCCGCCGCGGACGCCCTGATGGGCGGCTACCAGGCGGCGGcggctgcggcggcggcggcggcggcccgcTCGCTCTACCCGACCCCGGCCGAGCTGGTGTTCCCCGAAGCGGTGAGCGGCCACCCGTCGCTGGGCGCGGACCCCCATCACGCCCACCACCCCCACCAGCAGCACCAGCACCACCACAGCCAGCAGCACGCGCACTTCTTCGGCTCCGTGCAGCACCGAGACCCGCTCAACTTTTACCCCTGGGTACTCCGGAACCGGTTCTTTGGACACAGGTTTCAAGGTAAGGCAGCTCGTTTacgcacagaaaaaaaaaaaagtccttgaaTTAAATGTACTCCATTCcaacatcggttgcacatgtaTATTATTCCATGATTATTTTCGTGGAGAAGTGTTTACAACATTTTTACGTACATGATCAATGAAGTACTTTCCCCCCCAAGTGCGTTTAGTGTCAATTAGTTTTGTAAACGAGCACGCTGCTGCACAAGATCAAAATGATTGCTTTTAtacttcaattcaattcatccAAGTAGTCAGCAAATGGAGAAGAAGTCAAGCATGAACAACGGCATAACCCTTCACCCAATATACAATTGTGGATTTGCAAATAAATAGTCATCTTCGCTATTTTGAACGTGTTCGTTTTGTAAcagttatttattgttattatattgcAAACTGCAAGCACAACAACGCCAATTCCTCCCTGACAatttcaatcaaaactgattgatattttcgttttatttttatgcatgTTTTATACCCGTAAGCAAAATTCAACGATACGAATTaagttatttgttgcaatgtcatgaaaaaacaaatcatactCAATAAGAATTGTaactattaaaaacaaatctcatactgatattattttattgacagGCCCTAAAATAATACTCCcactcaaatgtaaatatttcaaataacatgtttttttttttaaatgaccaattaactgaagactaaaatTGCATTTAGCAAGACTGCAATGTATTTAAAAGCGAAACGGCAACACTGAACgcaaaacaattcaattcaaatcatAAAATATGAACCTGTGCTATATCTATAAAGCAATCACGTCTTTTTAAAGCatcttgacaaaaacaaatacacaaggTAGATTATTAATTATTGAGCTGCGGCAGATTTTCTCTCTAGTTTAACAATAGGAATATCTAAATGatatcattttaaaacagaTCGCACTTATTTGTTAACGGTGTTGTATAAAAGCATCGACTTCCGTGTGCCCCTTTTTGTAACTTTATTCGtctacatgaaataaaaattgaatGGCAAAGTCGACATTTTAATGACGTGAAACAAGCTGCccggtttaaaaacaaaaaaaataaaataaataaaaacaaaaacaagttgagTGCTATGAAGACAAGCAAGCTTTTTTATTAAGATGATTTGCATGGATTatttttctgcttccacctgCGGAAGTCGAGGCGCAACGAGACTTGCTAGCAGGTGCTAATAGCTCACCTGCCAACCGGACGTCCGCTTTCAGCCTCCGTCTCGTCGTGTGCGCAGGTCACGACGTCTCCCAGGACGGCCTGCTCCTCCACGGTCCGTTCGCCCGCAAGCCCAAACGGATCCGAACCGCCTTCTCGCCGTCGCAGCTGCTGCGCCTGGAGCGAGCCTTCGACAAGAACCATTACGTGGTGGGCGCCGAACGCAAGCAGCTGGCCGCCGGACTCAGCCTGTCCGAGACGCAGGTGAGTCGCCAGGGCCAAAAACGGCTCCTTCCGGGCATCATTCACCCGACGGCGAGACCTTCCACATGGACTGCACTCTTACGACGCTACCATATTTGGACTTGGTTTTCTCAAATATCGCGATAGTTGGGAAAATGGCGCCACTTATACCGGAAATCCGAGATGTTTTTAACatacaggggtgtccaaacttttgctTCCAAGAGCTGCCCATTGTAAAATCCAACGAagtatttgacatttttcatttatttaacacacTAAAGTCCATGtaggtaattaaaaaaaaaaatattcaattgtaTATGTATACCGTCTATTAGAAGTCGTGCACGCCATGAGAAGAGAACCCGTCTGCACATTTGCTGCGACCAACTGATGTGTGATTGGTTGAAAACAAGGAAGTGACAGATGACGACAAAATCACAGTGGAGCCCAGCTATTCGCGGGGTTAGCAAAAAGCCGCAAATAATTGACGCTTATtctaattttgttttcaaacaaaacaaaataaacggaggactgggtaaaaaaaaaataaactaaagtgAATAAGCGGGGGTTTCTACGAAAAATGAGGGAAATGTAAAATAACAGCGAAAAGGTGAATTTTCAAATGCCAAACGGCGAATATGCAAGGCTGCACTGTGCTTCTTCTCCTGCCTTGCCCACCGGTGTACAAAATATCAGTACTGTAGTACAATAGCGGCAAATGTTGACTTTATGACGCAGGccactaaatatatatatatgtgtatatgtatatatatatatgtgtatatgtatatatatatatatgtatatagatagatatatagatagatatagagtGGGCCGCAAATTGCCCCTGAGCTGTAGTTCGAACACCACTGCAACAACAACTATTGAAGTAAATAGTATTTTACAATGGCTTTGTGgataatttgtacttttttgagACACCTACGGTAGATACTTAATCCAATTCATGAACTAAAACAGaaacaaagtacaaacaaataaatagtggTACTGAAGAGGAACTTTAAatctaaacattttaaaaatgaaaatatttattttgacgTATaactattcatttaacaatgctaatttattattgtggttgtagtaaTGTTTTTACAATGGTGTGTAAAATATGGCCCGTGGGCTACATGCAGTCCACTCCATTATTTAATCCGGCCCGCTAAGCATTTACATGATTAAGAGTCCTGTAAATTTAACAgtataatagtttttttgtatAATTCAATTTTTAGTTTTTCCATCAAATagttaaatttaaatgtattcattatttattttcattcacttATTGATTAATTCACTTATTGAttaattggttgattgatttacagtgaataattacagtaaaatcaatttaattttgcaatttattaaaTAATGGGCTAAATAGTTATAATTACATTATAATGAAACCCCCCCCAGTAATTTGAACTGCAGCAAGAGAAACACTCCAAGTACAACTTCatcaaaaaacacccaaaaaaaaaatcccataatCATCTGTTAAATGTCGGCGAATGAATCCTTGCCAAATATTTGGACAAATGAAACGCCAAAACGTCGACGTGGAAGAATCGAAGAAATTGCAATGCATCGCTATCACATCATGCGGTCAAAGCAGACTTTTCATCGCTAGTCGTAATGATGGCATTTACACCTTCAACTTTCCAAAATAGCGTGTGACATATTTAATGCTGTTATTGGATGAAGGTGTGCGTCGATGAGGCCTAATGGCCAATTAAAAAGACAGCTGACGAGTCAGCAGTTTGCATGAATGGAAGACTTGAAGATTAAGAATCACTTGCTTTATGTTCATTTCATAATGCCCGAGATCATAAAAACAGGAATGCAGATATACTGTAGGACAGTGTTctccaaccttctttgcaccgcggaccggtgaggagtcggcatttttttcatggaccggctgtggttgtgtgtgtgtgtgtgtgtgtgtgtgtgtacgcacgcacgcacgtacacgcACGCATGCCTTGCTGTGggcgcgatgcaggagtgggaGTCGGAGTTATTGCGGGCACCCAGACCAGACTGCATTTCCGTAGCTCCCCAatgaactccgtaaaagtagttctgtacgtgtcgagcagcaacctacgatggcatctgtatcagagcggacttggtgcgtgagagttaactgttgcgataaacccgtattttaagtaggactcctgatatagtgttgtttcgttcaagTACAATAACATgcggtcgctccacaatgttgtgtacaGCCATGTATTTATTACAGTAAACTTTGATgcggtcgctccacaatgttgtgtgcatcgaTATTTACGTTACAGTAGACTTTGCCAAATTGTTGCTCCACAAAGTTTTGTGCATAAACGTTCCTATAGATGCTGACATATGgccactccacaatgttgtgtccaTCCATGTTTATATTCCAGTAGACTCGCatgtcactccacaatgttgtgttatGAGCATCAATGTACATATTCCGGTAGACTTTGTGGTCACTCCAGAATGTTGTGTGCATCGACTGTATATTTATGTTACAGTAGATGTTTACATATTGTTGCTCCACAGTTGTGTGTAAATGTTCCTTTAGATGCTGACATGTGGCCACTCCACGATGTTGTCCATCCATGTTTATATTCCAGTAGATTCGCatgtcgctccacaatgttgtgtacaTCCATGTATTTATTACAGTGGCCTTTGatgtggtcgctccacaatgttgtgtgcatctatATTTTCGTTACAGTAGAGGTTGACATATTGTTGCTCCACAATGTTTTGTGCATAAACGTTCCTATAAACGCTGACATATGgccactccacaatgttgtgtccaTCCATGTTTATATTCCAGTAGACTCgcgtcactccacaatgttgtgtggaGTAAAATAAGATGcggtcactccacaatgttgtgttgtGAGCATCAATGTACATATTTCGGTAGACTTTGatgtggtcgctccacaatgttgcgtGGAGTAGACGGACGTGGCaattccacaatgttgtgtacaCAGTATTTGTTCACCTTAGCCAGTTGTCTTGCTGAAGTGTGTGTCTCCTCGTGTGCACACAGGTGAAGGTGTGGTTCCAGAACCGGCGGACCAAGTACAAGCGGCAGAAGCTGGAGGAGGACGGGCCGGACGCGCAGCAGAAGAAGGGCAACCACCACATCAACAGGTGGCGCGTGGCCACCAAGCAGACCGGCTCTGAGGACATCGACGTCACCTCGGAGGactgaaaagagagagagaaaaaaaaaaaaagaaaatcacagaaAACCAAAAACACTGCTGACTGACTCACGAGGACCAACAACGTTATTTATGATTTCACATGATGAAGTATAACGTCGAACGAACGCGACTGAGACGGACCCCCCTCGTTGTGTTCTCGTGCTGTTGTTTCATTAAAGCTGCTGTGTAGGTCGTCGACCTTGGTTTACTTTGATCCGAGTCAGGGGAGAGCAAATACGCcgggtaccttgacttacgggtTTCATTCGTTCCGTGGCCACGCTCGCAACTCAAATCACTCATCAAATCAAAGCAACTTTTCTCAgcgaaatgaattaaaatgcagataataCGTTCCCGTCACCCCAGAACACcaacattttttgtaatgtgctcattaaaaagaaaaatagtgctgtacagtattgtatcaaaacatacagtaatcaaGACAATTaagtagaatgtaaagaaataaagtcTTTCCTTGATTGCTACCTTTTCTTCCCTTTACTTTCACTAAATCTTCTTTTGTTTCATTCACCCTTTTTTAAGGGCGCTTTTCTTCACTTTTAGCAGCTTCTCTATCATTgctttatttaacctttattgaTCCCGGCAAGGCGAGTGAGAACAGActttc of the Phycodurus eques isolate BA_2022a chromosome 14, UOR_Pequ_1.1, whole genome shotgun sequence genome contains:
- the emx1 gene encoding homeobox protein EMX1; protein product: MFAPAGKRCFTIEALVAKENPLAGADEPVRPTALSYAGPAADALMGGYQAAAAAAAAAAARSLYPTPAELVFPEAVSGHPSLGADPHHAHHPHQQHQHHHSQQHAHFFGSVQHRDPLNFYPWVLRNRFFGHRFQGHDVSQDGLLLHGPFARKPKRIRTAFSPSQLLRLERAFDKNHYVVGAERKQLAAGLSLSETQVKVWFQNRRTKYKRQKLEEDGPDAQQKKGNHHINRWRVATKQTGSEDIDVTSED